The genomic stretch GCGCAGCCGCACAGGGGCCGAGGACCTGAGGGAATTGCTCGGGAAACAACATGAAATTCTCGCCACATCCGCGCATCTGGTGAAGCCTGGGGGTAGGCTCGTCTACGCGACGTGCTCGCTGTTGCCTGAGGAGGATGAAGTGCAGGTTGAGGCATTCCTGGCGAGCCACCCGGCCTTCCGCGCCATCCCCTTGAGCACGGCCTGGGCCGAGGCTGGCCTGCCCGGCACCCCCCCGACCACGGCCGAGCATCTGCTGCTCTCGCCCGGGGCGCATGGCACGGATGGCTTCTTCTGCGCCGTGCTGGAACGAACCGCCCTGGAAAAGGCGGGTTAGGCACCGGCTGCGATGGTTACCATCCGCCGCGCCCGCCCCTCCGACGCCGACGCCATGGCGCGCGTGCACCTGGCCACCTGGCGCAGCACCTATGCCGGCGTGCTCCCCGAAGCCTATCTGACCAGCCTTTCCGCCCACCAGGAGAGCCTCGGCTATGAGCGGGGCATCCTGGAACGCCGCGGCGGGCATGCGGGCTTCGTGGCCATCGCCGATGGCCAGGAAATGCCGGGCGGCGGCATCATCGGCTTCATCACCGGCGGCATGTCCCGGCGCCAGGCCATCGCCGAGGGCGAGGTGGAAACACTCTATCTGCTGGATGATTTCCGCGACCGCGGGATCGGGCGGCGGCTGATGCGGGCCATGGCCTCGCACCTCGCATCGCTCGGGGCCGAATCGGCCTTTGCCTGGGTGCTGCAGGACAATCCCGCGCGGTGGTTCTACGAGCGGCTGGGCGCCAAGCTGGCCGCGCGGGAGGACATGGTCTTCGCCGGCCAGAAGACCACGCAGCTCGCCTATGCGTGGGAGCCGATCCACACGCTGCTGACCGCGACCGCCACCACCAAGCTGCCGCGCTGAACCGATGCCAGGCCGGCGCCCCTGGCTCCTCGCGGGGCTGTCAGCAGTTTTGCCACGGCCTGCCCTGGCTGCCAGCCTCGCGCAGATCGAAGCGCGGGTAGGCGGCCGCCTGGGTGTGGTAGCGCAGGACGGGGCCACGCGCTTCGCGCATCGCGCGGCGGAACGCTTCCCCATGGCCAGCACCTTCAAGGCGCTGCTGGCGGCCGCCATCCTGGCCCGCGTGGATGCGGGCGAGGACCGCCTCGACCGGCGCCTGCCCGTCCCGCGCGAAGGGCTGATCCCCTGGTCGCCGGTGACGCAGCCCCGCGCCGGCGGCGAAATGAGCCTCGGCGAACTCTGCGCCGCCATCATGACGATCAGCGACAATACCGCCGCCAACCTCCTGCTCGGCGTGGTCGGCGGGCCGGCGGGACTGACGGCCTGGCTGCGGCGGGCAGGCGACGCAACAACCCGGCTCGACCGCACGGAACCCACGCTGAACGAGGCCACACCCGGCGATCCGCGCGATACCAGCACCCCGGAGGCGTTTGGCGCGACGCTCGGGCGGATTGCGCTGGGGGACGTGCTTTCCCAGCCATCACGCGCGCAGTTCCAGGCCTGGATGATCGGCAACGGCACGGGCGGGGCGCGGCTGCGTGCCGGCCTTCCGCCTGGCTGGCGCGTGGGGGACCGGACCGGCGGCGCCGCGCATGGCACGAGCAATGTGGTGGGCGTCCTCTGGCCGCCCGGCGATGCCCGGCCCTGGGTGGTTGCCGCCTTCCTCACTGAATGCGCGGCCGAGCCAGCCGCGCGCGATGCCGCCCTGGCCGATGTCGCGCGGCTGCTGGTGGCTCAGCACTCTTGACGTGGCGCGCGCGCCATGGTGCGCAACGCCATGAACACCACCTCGCCCCAGCAAGACCGCATCCTCATCCTCGATTTCGGCAGCCAGGTGACGCAGCTCATTGCGCGGCGGCTCCGGGAATCCGGGGTTTATTGCGAGATCTGGCCGTTCAACGCCGCCCCTGAGGCGCGAATCCGCGCCTTCGCGCCCAAGGGCATCATCTTCTCCGGCGGCCCGGCCTCGGTCACCGAGGGCGAGAGCCCCCGCGCTCCGGATTATGCCTTTGCCTCCGGCCTGCCGATCCTGGGCATCTGCTATGGCCAGCAGACGCTGGCGCATCAGCTGGGCGGCACGGTCGAGGGCGGCCATGCCCGCGAATTCGGCCGCGCCACCGTCACCGTCACGGGTGATTGCCCGATCACCCAGGGTGTCTGGGCCAAGGGTGCGCGCGAGACGGTGTGGATGTCGCATGGCGACCGGATCACCGTGTTGCCCCCCGGCTTCCGCGTGGTGGCCGAGAGCGAAGGCGCGCCCTTCGCCCTCATCGCCAATGATGAGCGCCGCTACTACGGCACCATGTTCCACCCCGAGGTGGTGCACACGCCGCATGGCGCCGCACTGCTGCGCAACTTCACCCACGGCATCTGCGGCTGCACGGGCGACTGGACCATGGCCGGCTATCGCGCCGAGACCATCGCCAAGATCCGCGCGCAGGTCGGCCAGGGCCGCGTGGTGTGCGGACTTTCGGGCGGCGTGGATTCCTCGGTGGCGGCGGTGCTGCTGCACGAGGCGATCGGCGACCAGCTGACCTGCATCTATGTGGATCACGGGCTGATGCGCGCCAATGAGAGCGAGCAGGTGGTGAAGACCTTCCGCGACCGCTTCAACATCAAGCTGATCCATCGCGACGCGAGTGACCTGTTCCTGGGCCAGCTCTCCGGCGTCCCTGATCCGGAGCAGAAGCGCAAGATCATCGGGCGGTTGTTCATCGAGGTCTTCGAGGAGGAGCAGAATAAGCTCGGCGGTGCCGATTTCCTGGCCCAGGGCACGCTGTATCCGGATGTGATCGAAAGCGTTTCCGCCACTGGCGGGCCTTCTGTGACGATCAAGAGCCACCACAATGTGGGCGGCCTGCCCGAGGGCATGCGGATGCAGCTGGTGGAACCACTGCGCGAACTCTTCAAGGACGAAGTGCGCGTGCTCGGCCGCGAGCTTGGCATCCCCGAGGAGATCGTGGGCCGCCACCCTTTCCCGGGGCCGGGCCTGGCCATCCGCATCCCGGGCGAAGTGACGCGGGAGAAGGCGGATCTGCTGCGGAAGGTGGACACGATCTACCTGGAGGAAATCCGCGCGGCAGGGCTCTATGACGCGATCTGGCAGGCCTTTGCCGTGCTGCTGCCGGTGCGGACCGTGGGCGTGATGGGCGATGGCCGGACCTATGACATGGCCTGCGCGCTGCGCGCCGTGACCAGCACGGATGGCATGACTGCGGAATTTTATCCGTTCGACATGGGCTTTTTGGGGCGGGTGGCGAACCGGATCGTGAATGAGGTTCGGGGCGTGAACCGGGTGACCTACGACATCACGAGCAAGCCGCCGGGGACGATTGAGTGGGAGTAGGCGTCCGGCAACATCAGGCCTTGAAGCGGTTGGCGCGGAGCCATGCCAGCACGCGCGGATGTGGTCTGTCTTGAAGCCGCGTCGGCGGGCTCATAAGGCCCGAGGGGATGACCATGGCCTGGATGGCGGCTGGATCATTCATGTGGCGCGAAACCTGGCTTCGCTGATCGTCGGCGACGCCAACCCTGCCTCGAGGAGCGCGGTGCGGCGAAGGCGCCGCCGAAGCTCAGGACCAGGCCGCTGCGGCTGCGTCCCGGAGCCAGCGAATAGCGACGCGTCGCGTCATCCCCCCTTCGCCGGATCCTTGCGCGGCATGGGCTGCGTCACCGGCGCCAGCCGGGCACCTTGCGGCCGCCGCTCGAAGGCGATGATGCTGTCATAGACGGACATCGAGAATGTTGACGCCGTGAAGTCGCTGATGGGCAGCGCCCCACGCGTATGCGCCGCGTTCAGGCTATCCATCAGCTCCTTGGCCAGTTCCATGAAGCTGCCGGGCCGTTTCAAGCCGCCTTCGAATTCATCCCAATAGCAGGTGTGCAGGTCCTCGAGCATGTAGACGCCATGCGGGCTCATGCGCGGGTAGAGGTGCTGAAACGTGGCGGCCAGATGCCGCATCATGTGGCTGCCATCATCGAGGACGATGTCTATCGTGGGGTTTTCGGCCAGGATGCGGTCCAGCACGGCAGGGTCATCCTGGCTGCCGATATGGATCTCGATCCCCTCGGCCTCATGCGCCTTGCAGGCCGGATTGATGTCGAGGCCGATGATGCGCGCCTGCGGGCCCAGATACTCACGCCACATGGCGAGCGACCCGCCACCAAAGACGCCGATTTCCAGCATGGTGACCGGGCGATTGCGAAATCGCTCGAAGTGCTTCTCGTAAATATCGAAATAATGCACCCATTTGTGCAGCCGCTTATGACCGTTGTTCAGGAAATACCTGTGCAGAAAGCCGTCGGATGACATGGGAACTCCCGCTTATGTCCGGCGCAGCCAAGCAGCCCAGGCGCTGTCGGGACGCGTTGAGAAACAAGCCCAGAATGGCGCGCGCGGGAAGCCGCGCCAATCCCGTCCTCCCTCGGGAGCAGTGGCGTTCAGGGCCGGCCCGCGCAGTCGAAGAGCTGCCGGAAGGCCGCGTTGGAGCGTGCCGATGGAAAGCGCAGCGTGGCCTGGCCGGCCTGGATGAACAGGGCCTGCCCATTGGCCAGCCCATCCTCCGAGCCCGGCTCGCCATCCGGCTCGCTGAACCGGGCAAAACCGGGCGGGCCGATAATGGCCTGGGCGGTTTGCGCGCCGGCCGCGTCATCCACCCAATACCGCACGGCAAAGCGGGGGCCGAGCCGGTCCAGCGCCTCATTGCCGGAGGCAAAGCCGATGACGAGGCCGCGGCCGGGCATCGCCAGCACGCGGAGGAGGCTGCCATCGGGCTGGCTGCGTTCCCAATCACACCGCGCGAGGCGGCGGGTACCGGCCACCAAATAGCGCGCAACCGTCCAGTCACCGACCCGCCGCTCCCACTCGCGGGCCACATTGTCCTGCGCGGCCGCGGGCACGGAGGACAGCAAAGGCGCGCAGAGCGCGAGCAGGGCCAGCGGGGAAAACAGGACATGCTGTGTCATGGTCAGCGCCACCCTGCCGCACGGTTCGTACAATTCTCGATGGCGATCAGCACATCCTGCACGGAGGCGCCGAGCGACCATTGGAAGCGGCTCCTGCCGGACTGGACGATCATCGGTCCCCGGAAATTCATCATGGCTTCGATGGTGGGCTGGGGAGGTGTCGTCCAGATACGCTGGCCATTCGTGGTGGCTTCCGATGCATGGGTGCCCGAGCCGGCGGCGCTGACCGCGATGGTCAGCGGCACGCCCGGGGCGGGCGTCACGGGCGGAATGCTCAGCCCGTAGCTTCGGCCGATCCCGAAGGCGATCCGCAACATGTTGCGGTTGGCGTCGAAAAAGGTGCCCGAGCGGCGATTGAAGCGATTGGCCTCGAAGATGCGCACCACAGTCCCGGAGCCGACCTGGCCGGCCTGCTCCTCGCGGTACTGGGCGGCCGCCGGGGCGGCGTGCGTCACCACAACCAGCGCCATGACGCCCGGCAGCAGAAACCGCGTGATCCGGCGCATGCCAGGGAAAAGACAAGCCTGATTCATGGCGGGATCAATCTCTAAATTCAGATGGCGGCGCTTCCATTGGAAGCTCTCGGCAAGCCCGCCATCAAGCCGCGGCGCCATGGCCTTCCACGTGCCGGCTTGCGGAACATCATGGCGCCCTCGCCGCTTGCCCCCATATCCGGAGGCGGATAACCATTCCCCTCTCTCACGGAGTCCCGCCTTGAGCCCCGCCCAAGCCAGCATGATCCACGTCAACGGGGCCGATGCCGCCACCATCGCCGCGGCCGACCGCCAGGCCCGCCATTGGGTGAGCCCCGAGCGCGGGCCGCTGAAGCCCGGCTCGCCCGCGCATAAGCGCGCGATGTGCGCGATGTTCGCCGAGACCTTCAACCCCTACAAACCCTCGGTCATCGCCTGGCCCAAGCTTGACCCCGAGACGCTGCACCGCGTCACCTCCCTGCCGATCTGGGACATCGCGGTGCAGACGGAAGGCAAGGCGATGCTGCGCATGGCGGCCTATGCCGAGACCCTGACCGACCCAGAGATGAGAAAGGCCATCGCCAGCAATGGCTGGGAGGAGAACCGCCACAAGGAGGTGCTCTCCAAGCTCGTCGAGGCCTATGGCATCCAGCTGGCACCCGAGCCCGAATACGTGAAGCCCAAGGATGCCGAATGGGCCTACATGGTCACAGGCTTCAGCGAATGCGTGGACAGCTTCTTCGCCTTCGGCCTGTTCGAAATGGCCCGCCAATCCGGCTTCTTCCCGGAAGAACTGATCGAGACCTTCGAACCCGTCATGCAGGAGGAATGCCGCCACATCCTGCTTTTTGCGAATTGGCTCGCCTGGCACCGCGCCACCATGCCGCTCTGGCGGCGGCCCTGGTTTGAGCTGCGCGTCTGGGCCGTCTGGGCCTTCCTTGGCTATGAGCGCATGGGCCTCGCCAAGCAGGTGGACGGGGATGGCAAGACGCAGGCACAGGACAACAACTTCACCGTGACCGGCGGCAAGGCGGTGGCGGCGAAGGAGTATTCCATGGCGGAAATCATGGACATCTGCCTCGCCGAAAATGACCGCCGCTTCCTGGGCTATGACGAACGCCTGCTGCGCCCCGTGACCATGCCCTGGCTGGTGCGGCTGGCGCGGCGCTTCATGCGCACCCCCAAACCGGCCTGATGGAGCCGGGGCTCGCTCCTGCCTTGCTGGAAGCGGGTGCGCTGGCCGCGCGCAGCGCCTTGCTGGGTGGGGCGGCGTTCCTGCTGACCGTCTCCAGCCCGCTGGCGCGGCGCCTGCCGGCCGGCCAGGCAGCCATGCTGATGGGCCGGACGCAGCTTTTCCTGCGCGCTGCGGCGCTGAGCACCATGACACTGGCCGCGCTGCAATTGGCCGCCGGCCAATTCGCCGGATTGGGCGTGCTGCTGGCGGCGCTGGCCGTCCTGCTGCTGGCCCCGCGCGAGGGACCCTCCCCCCGGCTTGCGCTGGTACTGCTGTTCTTCGCGAGCCTGGCCATGCTGCTGGCCGTCAGCGGCGGCCGACCCGGCCAATTCACGCCACGCAGCCTGACCACCGCAACCCTGCTGCGCGAGGCGGGGGCGGCGTTGTGGATGGGCAATCTGCCGTTGCTCTGGATGCTGCTTCGCGCGCCGGGACCGGCCAGCGGGAGCGGTTGGCCGGCTTCGGTGCCCCAGGTGGTCGGGATGCGGCATGCGGCCCTCATGCTGCTCGGGATGGGGCTGACGGCGGTGGGGCTGGCCATCGCCTGGCCGCATCGTGGCTTGCTGTTCGGTGCGGCGGCCTTTCCGCTGCTGGCCATCACGGCCGGCTTCGTGGTTCTGGCACAGCTTGCGGCAGCTTTGCGCGTGATGCTGCTGATCGAGGCCGGGCGGGCCGCGCCGGCCAGTCTTTGGCTGCCCCGGCTGCGCTGCGTGGTGGAGTGCGAGTTGCTGCTGGCCATCGTGCTCTGCGGGCCGATCGTGGCGCTGTTCGTGCTGGCGGCGCAGGGGCTTTCGCCAGCGGCCGCGCCGGACCTTGCGGCGCTGCTGCCCCGCTTCAGGCTGCACGCGTTTGGCCCGGCCGAGGTCGCTGGGCTTGTGCTGATGCTGATTGCGGTTTCGGCTTGGCTGCGTCGCGCCGAAGGCGCGCTGAATGGTCGCGCCGAAGGCGCGCTGAATGGGCCTGCCGAAGGCGCGCTGAACAAGCATGCCGAAGGTGGGCTGACCCGGCACGCCGAAACCGGGCCGGGCACCTCCCTCACCCGCTTCGGCCCGCTCCTGTTGTTGCCCCTCGGCGCCGGGCTGGCCCTGGAGGCTGAGAGCGCGCCGGCACTGAGCCTCGGCGTGCTGGTCCTCCTGTCCGGCCTGGCGGAGGCCTGGGTTCTCTGGCGGGGCGAGGCGGGCGGGCTGGGCATGGTGCTGCCCTTTGCGGTGATCCTGGGCATCGTCCTCATCCTGGCCGGCAATCCCCCGGCCGAGGCGCTGCTGCCCTGCCTGCTCGCCACCCTCGCCTTGCTGATCCGTTGGGCGGAGCTTCGCCTGCCCGCGCCGCGGGACCGGCTGGTGGCGGCCATCGCCTGGCCCTTCGCGCTGGGCGCGCTGGGCCTTGTCCTGCTGCTCGCGCATGGGCGCTGATCCGGCGGCCGGGCTGGGCCGCATCGTGGTGGCGCTGGTGCGGCTTTCCATCCGCCGAACCGGCTGGGTGCTGCTGCTGCTGGCCCTGGTCACCGGGGCGGCGGGCTGGCTCGCGGCCACGCGCTTCACCCTCGACTCCGACGTGACGAAACTGTTCCCGGCCGATCTGCCCTGGCGCATCGCCGAGCGGCAGATGGAGGCCGCCTTCCCGCAGCGGCTGGACCTCATCGTCATCGTGCTGGACGCCCCGGATGCGCGCAGCGGCGATGCGGCGGCCACGGCCCTGGCCGCCGCCCTGCAGGCGCGGCCGGCGCTGTTCCGCTCGGTCCGGCGGCCCGATGGCGGCGAATTCTGGGCGAAACACGGGCTACTCTATCTGGACCTGGCCGGCGTGCAGGCGGTGACCGAGCAGCTGATCGGCGCGCAAGGCCTGCTCGGCCCCCTGGCCAGCGATCCGAGCCTGCGCGGCCTCGCTGACCTGCTGCGGCTGATGGGCGAAGGGCTGGCGCGTGGCGAGGCCGAGCCGGCCAGGCTCGCCGCCCCCATCGCCGCCTTCGCCGGGGCCGCGCAGGCCGCGACCGAAGGGCGGGTCGTCCAGCCCGACTGGGTCCGGCTGATCACCGGCCAGGCACCGCGCCCGCTGGAGCTGCGCCGCCTGATCCTGGTGCAGCCCGCGCTGGATTACGAACAACTCTCGGCCGGTGCCGCCGCGACCGAGGTGATCCGTGCCGAGGCCGCGCGGCTTGGCATCCCCATCCGCCTCACCGGCCCGGTCCCCATGGCCGATGAGGAATTCGCCACCGTGAGCGAGGGGGCGGTGGAGAATGCCGTGCTCTCCTTTGTGCTGGTGGCGGTGCTGCTCTGGATGGCGCTGCGCTCCTGGCGGCTGATCTGGCCGCTGCTGGTGCTGGTGGTGGTGGGGCTGGTCTGGACCGCCGGCTTCGGGATTGTGTCGGTCGGCAGCTTCAACCCGCTCTCGATCGCCTTTGCCGTGTTGTTCATCGGGCTCGGGGTGGATTTCGGCATCCAATACGCGGTGCAGTATCGCGCCGAGCGCGCGCTTCTGCCCGGCCTTCGCCCCGCATTGGAGCAAGCGGCGCGCGTCGCCGGGCCGGGCATGACGCTTGCGGCCCTGGCCGTGACCTTCAGCTTTCTTTCCTTCTGGCCGACGGATTACCGGGGCGTCGCGGAATTGGGCGTGGTCGCGGCCGGCGGGATGGTGATCGGCTGGTTCCTGGCCATGACGCTGCTGCCCGCGCTGATGCTGCTCGCCCGTCCGCGTGGCGAGGCGCATGAGGTGGGCTATCCCGCGCTGCGCCCCCTGGATGGCTGGCTTTCGGTCAATGCGCTGGGCGTGGCCCTCCTGGCGCTGGCCCTGGCCGCCTGCTGCCTCGCCGCCCTGCAATGGCTGCGGTTTGACACCAACCCGATCAACCTGCGGGACCCCGCGGCGGAATCCGTCTCCACCTGGCGCGACCTGGCACGCAGCGCCGAGACCAATCCGAATACGCTCGAGGTGCTGGCGCCCGATCTGGCTGCGGCGCAGGCGCTGGCCGCACGGCTGGCCGCCCTGCCCGAAGTGGCGCGCGCCACGACCCTGGCCGATTTCATCCCCGACCGTCAGTCGGACAAGCTCGCCCTGATCGAGGATGCGGCCATGCTCCTCGGCCCCGCCCTTGCGGCCGAGCCACGCCCCGTGCCGGATGATCTGGCCAATGTCGCCGCCCTGCGCGCGGCCGCGAGCGAGCTTGTGCCCCTGGGGGGTGAGGCGGCCCTGCTGGGCCGTTCCCTGGCGCTGCTGGCGCGCGGCCCCGTGGAGAATCGCGAGGATTTCGCGGCCAGCACCCTGCCCGGCCTGATGCATCTGCTCGGGCAGATCCGGGCCATGCTCTCGGCCACGACCGTGACGCTCGAAACCCTGCCCGCCGAACTTCGCGCCGATTGGCTGACGGCGGATGGGCGAGCGCGGATCGAAATGGTGCCCAACCCGGTCAGCGCGGATGAGACGCTTCTGCTGCGCCGCTTCGCATCTTCCGTGCAGGCGCTGGCGCCGGAAGCGACGGGGCTGGCCGTATCCATGCAGGAATCCTCGGCCACCATCCAGCGCGCCTTCGTGCAATCAGGCGTGCTGGGCCTAGTGCTGGTGCTGGCCCTGCTCTGGGCCACGCTGCGCTCGCTGCGGCTTTCGCTGCTGGCCCTGGCCCCGCTGGCGTTGGCGGGGTTGATGACCATGGCGCATTGCGCACTGTTCGGGCCGGATCTGAACCTCGCGAACATCATCGCGCTGCCGCTGCTCTTTGGGCAGGGTGTTGCCTATGACATCTACTTTGTCGCGGCCTGGCAGCAGGGGCGGCGGGATCTGCTGGCAAGCCCGCTGAACCGGGCGGTGATCTATTCCGCCGTGACCAATGCGGCCGCTTTCGGCGCCTTGGCCCTCTCGCCGCATCCAGGCACGGCGAGCATGGGCATCGTGCTCTCGGTCAGCCTGGTTTATTCGCTGCTCTGCGTGATGCTGGTGCTGCCGCCCCTGTTGCAGCTGTTTGCGCCCGGGCCGGTGCGTGGCAGGCTCTCCGAAAATCACGGAGGAACACCATGACCACGCGCCGCATGATGCTGGCCGCCCCTGCCCTGCTGGCCCTGCCCGCCCACGCCCAGTCCTGGCAGCCCGAGCGCCCCATCACCATGATCGTGGCCTTCGCGCCAGGCGGCGGCACCGATGTCGCGGCGCGCACCCTGGCCCGCTTCATGGAACGCGAACTCGGCCAGTCGGTCGTCGTGCACAACCGCGCCGGTGCGGGCGGCGAGGTGGGCTGGGCGGAGCTTGCGCGCGCGCGGCCGGACGGGCTTACCATCGGCTTCGTGAATACGCCCAACCTCGTCACCATCCCGATCGAGCGTCAGGCGCGCTACCGGCTGGAGGATTTTTCGCCAATCGCGAATGTCGTGGATGATCCGGGTGGCTTCTGGGTGCTGCCCGACAGCCCTTGGCGCAACCTCACGGAACTGGCCGCCGCCGTGCGGGCCGCACCAGGCACGATCAGCTACGGCACGACGGGCGTCGGCTCGGACGACCATCTGGCCACCCTGGCCTTTGAGCGGCAGATCGGCGCTTCGCTGCTGCATGTGCCCTTCAACGGCTCCTCCCAGGTGCGCAACGCCATTCTCGGCCGCACCATTCAGCTGGCCGCGATGAACATGGGCGAGGGTGTGGGTGATTTCCGGCAGAACGTGCTGCGCCCGCTGGGCCAGATGGCCGAGACGCGCTGGGCCAATACGGCCGAGGTGCCGACCTTCCGGGAGCAGGGCTTCGATGTGGTGGATGGTTCGCTCAGGGGCATCGCGGCCCCGGCCGGCACGCCCGCACCGGTGCTGCAGCGCCTGGCTGGCGTGGTGCGCGGCGTGATGCAGCACCCGGACTTCATCGCCGCCGCCACGCAGCAGCAATTGCCGCTGCGCTTCCTGGACCCCGATCAGCATCGCGCCGTGCTGTTCGCCATGCGCGAGAATTACCAGCGCATGTGGGCACAGCACCCCTGGCGGGAGTAGCATCGCGCACGCCAACTGGCCGCGCGGAACATGTTCCGGCAAACTGCAATACGGCGCCCGATTCACTGTCCGGCGTGACCGCGTGACGCGGGCTGGAGAAGAGCATGTTGCAAGGCCTGGCAGGCAAGTTTCGGAAGCTGTGGAACCATCCGGGCTTTCGCGAGAAGCCCTTGACCGTCACAGGGCGTGGCCTGGGCCTCGGCCTGCACATCCTGCGCGGCGGCGAAACGCTGATCGAGCTGACCCCCGCGGGCGAGAAGCTGCATGTGCCGGCCGGTGGCCGCTACACCAGTGTCACGGTGTTCCTGATGCGGGACCGGGCGGAGCCTGAGCTGGCCATACTGGACCGATTGATCGGCGCGGGTGGGCAGATGCTCGATATCGGCGCGAATATCGGGATCTATACCCTGCGCGCGGCGACGCTGGTTGGCCGAACCGGCCGGGTGATCGCGGTTGAGCCGGGGCGGGAGGCGCTGCTGGCCCTGCGGGCGAACCTGGCCCTCAACGACATGCCGCAGGTGACCATCCTGCCGGTCGCGCTCGCCGCCGAGGAGGGGGTGGCGCAGCTGTATCATGTGCCGCTCGGCAATGATCCGCAGGCCTTCTCGCTGCTGCCCCAGGAGGGGAGCGTGCCGAGTGAACAGGTGGTGACGCGCACCCTGGATTCGATCCTGGAGGAGGCCGGGGTGACGCGGCTCGACCTCATCAAGATGGATGTGGAGGGGCTGGAACTCGCCGTGCTGCGGGGCGGCGCGCAGAGCATCGCGCGCCTCAAGCCCATGATCATCTTCGAAATCAATGCCGCCGCGGCGCTGGAGGCGCATGGCGCAAGCCAGGACGCCTTCGATTGGCTGGTCAGCGCCGGCTACCTCATTCATCGGCTCGCGGGTGACCGCCTCGTGCGGATCACCACACAGCCGCGCGAGCATGGCAATCTCGTCGCCGTGCACCCGGCCGGAGCCCAGCCGCGGGGGTTGTGACCGGCGGCGCGTCAGAAGGCGCCCGGGACCCTCCGCCGTGCCAGCCAGCTTTGCATGAGTGCGCCGGAGCCGATGCTGATCGCCGTCATCAACGCAGCCCCCTCGGCGCCCAGCAGCGGCACCGCCGTTGCGGCCAGCAGCGTGGCCAAGGCGAGCTGGATGAGGTTCAACCGCAACAGGTCGTCGCCATGGCCGGTCGTGGCCAGGAGCGTATCGCGGCAGGCGAACATCGCATTCACGATCTGCCCCAGGCAGAGGATGCGCAAGGCGGCGGCGCCAGGCTCAAACCCCGCCCCCAGGAGCCCGAGCAGCCAGGGCGCCAGCAGGATCATGCCAAGCAGCGGCGGGACGGCCAGCGAAGCCGAGGCCCAGCGCGCCGCGCGCTGGGTCTGGCGCAGGCGGCGCCAGTCGCGCAGGCGAAATTGCTCGGCCATGCGCGGGGAGGCGATGGTCGCGACACTCAGCAAGATCACCCAGGTCAGGACGGAAAGCCGGCTGGCCATGCTGAAATAGGCGACGGCTTCGGGCGTCGCGAAGGCCGCCAG from Sediminicoccus sp. KRV36 encodes the following:
- a CDS encoding GNAT family N-acetyltransferase, producing MVTIRRARPSDADAMARVHLATWRSTYAGVLPEAYLTSLSAHQESLGYERGILERRGGHAGFVAIADGQEMPGGGIIGFITGGMSRRQAIAEGEVETLYLLDDFRDRGIGRRLMRAMASHLASLGAESAFAWVLQDNPARWFYERLGAKLAAREDMVFAGQKTTQLAYAWEPIHTLLTATATTKLPR
- the bla gene encoding class A beta-lactamase; the encoded protein is MPRPALAASLAQIEARVGGRLGVVAQDGATRFAHRAAERFPMASTFKALLAAAILARVDAGEDRLDRRLPVPREGLIPWSPVTQPRAGGEMSLGELCAAIMTISDNTAANLLLGVVGGPAGLTAWLRRAGDATTRLDRTEPTLNEATPGDPRDTSTPEAFGATLGRIALGDVLSQPSRAQFQAWMIGNGTGGARLRAGLPPGWRVGDRTGGAAHGTSNVVGVLWPPGDARPWVVAAFLTECAAEPAARDAALADVARLLVAQHS
- the guaA gene encoding glutamine-hydrolyzing GMP synthase — protein: MVRNAMNTTSPQQDRILILDFGSQVTQLIARRLRESGVYCEIWPFNAAPEARIRAFAPKGIIFSGGPASVTEGESPRAPDYAFASGLPILGICYGQQTLAHQLGGTVEGGHAREFGRATVTVTGDCPITQGVWAKGARETVWMSHGDRITVLPPGFRVVAESEGAPFALIANDERRYYGTMFHPEVVHTPHGAALLRNFTHGICGCTGDWTMAGYRAETIAKIRAQVGQGRVVCGLSGGVDSSVAAVLLHEAIGDQLTCIYVDHGLMRANESEQVVKTFRDRFNIKLIHRDASDLFLGQLSGVPDPEQKRKIIGRLFIEVFEEEQNKLGGADFLAQGTLYPDVIESVSATGGPSVTIKSHHNVGGLPEGMRMQLVEPLRELFKDEVRVLGRELGIPEEIVGRHPFPGPGLAIRIPGEVTREKADLLRKVDTIYLEEIRAAGLYDAIWQAFAVLLPVRTVGVMGDGRTYDMACALRAVTSTDGMTAEFYPFDMGFLGRVANRIVNEVRGVNRVTYDITSKPPGTIEWE
- a CDS encoding class I SAM-dependent methyltransferase encodes the protein MSSDGFLHRYFLNNGHKRLHKWVHYFDIYEKHFERFRNRPVTMLEIGVFGGGSLAMWREYLGPQARIIGLDINPACKAHEAEGIEIHIGSQDDPAVLDRILAENPTIDIVLDDGSHMMRHLAATFQHLYPRMSPHGVYMLEDLHTCYWDEFEGGLKRPGSFMELAKELMDSLNAAHTRGALPISDFTASTFSMSVYDSIIAFERRPQGARLAPVTQPMPRKDPAKGG
- a CDS encoding ferritin-like domain-containing protein gives rise to the protein MIHVNGADAATIAAADRQARHWVSPERGPLKPGSPAHKRAMCAMFAETFNPYKPSVIAWPKLDPETLHRVTSLPIWDIAVQTEGKAMLRMAAYAETLTDPEMRKAIASNGWEENRHKEVLSKLVEAYGIQLAPEPEYVKPKDAEWAYMVTGFSECVDSFFAFGLFEMARQSGFFPEELIETFEPVMQEECRHILLFANWLAWHRATMPLWRRPWFELRVWAVWAFLGYERMGLAKQVDGDGKTQAQDNNFTVTGGKAVAAKEYSMAEIMDICLAENDRRFLGYDERLLRPVTMPWLVRLARRFMRTPKPA
- a CDS encoding MMPL family transporter; protein product: MGADPAAGLGRIVVALVRLSIRRTGWVLLLLALVTGAAGWLAATRFTLDSDVTKLFPADLPWRIAERQMEAAFPQRLDLIVIVLDAPDARSGDAAATALAAALQARPALFRSVRRPDGGEFWAKHGLLYLDLAGVQAVTEQLIGAQGLLGPLASDPSLRGLADLLRLMGEGLARGEAEPARLAAPIAAFAGAAQAATEGRVVQPDWVRLITGQAPRPLELRRLILVQPALDYEQLSAGAAATEVIRAEAARLGIPIRLTGPVPMADEEFATVSEGAVENAVLSFVLVAVLLWMALRSWRLIWPLLVLVVVGLVWTAGFGIVSVGSFNPLSIAFAVLFIGLGVDFGIQYAVQYRAERALLPGLRPALEQAARVAGPGMTLAALAVTFSFLSFWPTDYRGVAELGVVAAGGMVIGWFLAMTLLPALMLLARPRGEAHEVGYPALRPLDGWLSVNALGVALLALALAACCLAALQWLRFDTNPINLRDPAAESVSTWRDLARSAETNPNTLEVLAPDLAAAQALAARLAALPEVARATTLADFIPDRQSDKLALIEDAAMLLGPALAAEPRPVPDDLANVAALRAAASELVPLGGEAALLGRSLALLARGPVENREDFAASTLPGLMHLLGQIRAMLSATTVTLETLPAELRADWLTADGRARIEMVPNPVSADETLLLRRFASSVQALAPEATGLAVSMQESSATIQRAFVQSGVLGLVLVLALLWATLRSLRLSLLALAPLALAGLMTMAHCALFGPDLNLANIIALPLLFGQGVAYDIYFVAAWQQGRRDLLASPLNRAVIYSAVTNAAAFGALALSPHPGTASMGIVLSVSLVYSLLCVMLVLPPLLQLFAPGPVRGRLSENHGGTP